ACCGCAAAGAACCCGCCGAAAGCCGTCCCCGAACAAGACGACGATGAAGACGTCAAGCTCGTACCTATACCACAGCCATCCAGGGCCCCATTCGTGGGCAACCTGCCCGACCTCGATGTCAAGTTTCCGCTCGACTCGATGGTCAACTTGGCCAACAAATATGGGTCCATCTTCAAGCTTGACCTGCCTGGCCTGGAATTTGTCACCGTGTCTGACTGGGATCTTGTCCATGAAGTCTGCGATGATTCTCGATTTAAAAAGTCCATCAAGGGAGATTTGGAGGTGAGGGCATTTGTTTGCAATTTCGATTCCTTGTCTAGCTCTTCCCTAACATGACTCTCATAATTGCAGGAACTAAGGAATGCAGTTCACGATGGATTATTCACAGTGAGTGCGATATTGCCATAAGCCCTTCACCCACTCAGCAAATCGGATTCCTTTTGCTAACACTGCAATCCAGTCCTCTGGAGAAGACGAAGAGAACTGGGGTATCGCACACCGGGTCCTCATGACAGCATTCGGACCCCTGTCAATCAGGAACATGTTTGACGAGATGCACGAGGTTGCCAGCCAACTAGCACTGAAATGGGCGCGGCAGGGACCCCACGAGCCGCTGGACGTGAGCGGCGACACGACGCGCCTCGCCCTCGACACGGTGGCCCTCTGCTCCATGGGCTTCCGCTTCAATTCCTACTACCGCCAGGACCTGCACCCGTTCATCAAGGCCATGAACGAAGTCCTGGACGAGGCCGGCCGGCGGGCGAATCGCTTCATGCCGTCTGTGTTTTACCACTCGCACAATAAGAAATTCAGGGAGAACATCAAGCTGCTGCGCACCACGGCCCGCGAGGTGCTCGATGCGAGAAAGACGCAAAAAGGCCCGGAGAAGAGGAGGGACTTGCTTACTGCCATGCTGGATGGCGTTGATCCAAAAACGGGCAAGAAGATGACCGACGAGAGCATTATCGACAACCTCATCACGTTTCTGGTGGCGGGCCACGAAACCACGGCCGCAACCCTGTCTTTTGCGTTGTACAACTTGGCCAAATTCCCCGAAGTGTCACGAAAGGCCCAAAAGGAGGTCGACGATGTTGTCGGCAAAGGTGCGGTCAAACTGGAACACGTGCCAAAGCTCAAATACATATCTGCAGTAAGTTTCCTACCACTGGGGATCCTTGGAATCGAGATGCTTTCGTTTCAACTCGTCTTAACGCTAAAACTAAACCCCCAGCTCATCCGGGAAACCCTCCGACTCAACGCGCCCATCACAGCCTTTGGGAGGGAGGCGATCGGCGACCAGGTGTTAGGGGGCAAGTACCTGCTCAAGGACAAGACGCAGATCGTCTGCTTCCTGACCAAATCCCAAAGCGACCCCGTGATATGGGGCCCGGACGCGGACGAGTTCAAGCCGGAGCGCATGCTGGACGACAGCTTTGACCGCATGCAAAAGAAGCACCCGCACTGCTGGGCGCCGTTCGGGACGGGGGTGCGCGGGTGCATCGGGCGGCCGTTTGCGTGGCAGGAGATGGTGCTGTGCCTGGCCGTGCTGCTGCAAAACTACAACTTTGTCATGTACAACCCGGCCTACGCCCTGCGCCTCGCCCAGTCCCTCACCATCCGCCCCAAGGACCTGTACCTCCGCGCCATCTCCCGCGAGGGGCTCACCCCCGCCCAGCTCGAGGCCCGGCTGGCCGGTGGCTATACGAATGGCGTGCACGCCGAGGCGCCcgcggaggcggcggcaccgGGGGGTCCTGTGGACGGCTCCAAGGGCGCCGGCAGGATGGCAATCTACTACGGTTCCAACTCGGGGACGTGCGAGTTCATGGCGCAGCGGCTGGCGGCGGATGCGGGCTCGCATGGCTATACGGCGTCGGTGGACACGCTGGATGCTGCAAAGGAGGCGATGCCGACGGGGATCCCGGTCGTCATCATAACGGCGTCGTATGAGGGCCAGCCCACGCAGAATGCTTGCCATTTTGTCAATTGGATCCAGAATCTGGAGGAGGGGAAGCTGAAGGGTGTCAAGTATGCCGTCTGGGGTTGTGGTAAGTCTTGCCATCTTCTGGTCCTACTTTTCTAAATTCTCGCATCCATTCCTCAAGACCAGAGTAGCCAAGCTAACCAAACTCTACAAAAACACAGGCCACAGCGACTGGGCCGACACCTACCAAAAAGTCCCAGGGCAGATCGACACAACCCTCCACAAGCTGGGCGCGACCCGCATCCTCCCCATCGGCACCACAAACGCCAAGGACCGCGACATGTTCTCCGACTTTGAGACGTGGGAGGACCAGACGCTGTGGCCGGCCATGCGGGACCAGTTCGGCGGATCCGAGGCGGCGGAGGCCGCGCCCAGCGTAGAGGTGACCTTTTCGACGCCCCGGGCCTCGGACCTGCGGCAGGACGTGCGCGAGTCGCTCGTCGTCGACGCCCGCAGCCTGTCCAAGCCCGGGGGCGAAGCCGGCGCCAGGGAAAAGCGCCACCTCGAGATCCGGCTCCCCACGGGCTGCTCGTACGCCGCCGGCGACTACCTGGCCGTCCTGCCGCACAATCCCCGCGAGAGCGTGGCGCGCATCATGCGCCGCTTCAACCTGGCCTGGGACACGTACATGACCGTCGGGGCGGCGCGGGCCACGACGCTGCCGACCGGGGTCAGTTTGCCGGTTTCCGAGGTGCTGAGCTCGTATGTCGAGATTGGACAGACGGCTACGAGGAGGGTGAGTCTTTTTTGGGTGTTGTTGTGAAAAAAGGGGTGCCAGGTGGGCTAACAGTTGTTTGGCAGAATATTACCGACCTCGGCCAGTTTgccaacgacgacgacacaAAGTATGAGATACTGAAACTGAGCAAGGACAGTTTTGATGACGAGGTCCGGGCAAAGTCCCTTTCTGTGATTGGGATTCTAGAAAGGTTCCCAAGTCTGCTGGTCCCATT
The Pyricularia oryzae 70-15 chromosome 1, whole genome shotgun sequence DNA segment above includes these coding regions:
- a CDS encoding bifunctional P-450:NADPH-P450 reductase, with product MSHNHNPRANNRRGSIREKLKMGTAKNPPKAVPEQDDDEDVKLVPIPQPSRAPFVGNLPDLDVKFPLDSMVNLANKYGSIFKLDLPGLEFVTVSDWDLVHEVCDDSRFKKSIKGDLEELRNAVHDGLFTSSGEDEENWGIAHRVLMTAFGPLSIRNMFDEMHEVASQLALKWARQGPHEPLDVSGDTTRLALDTVALCSMGFRFNSYYRQDLHPFIKAMNEVLDEAGRRANRFMPSVFYHSHNKKFRENIKLLRTTAREVLDARKTQKGPEKRRDLLTAMLDGVDPKTGKKMTDESIIDNLITFLVAGHETTAATLSFALYNLAKFPEVSRKAQKEVDDVVGKGAVKLEHVPKLKYISALIRETLRLNAPITAFGREAIGDQVLGGKYLLKDKTQIVCFLTKSQSDPVIWGPDADEFKPERMLDDSFDRMQKKHPHCWAPFGTGVRGCIGRPFAWQEMVLCLAVLLQNYNFVMYNPAYALRLAQSLTIRPKDLYLRAISREGLTPAQLEARLAGGYTNGVHAEAPAEAAAPGGPVDGSKGAGRMAIYYGSNSGTCEFMAQRLAADAGSHGYTASVDTLDAAKEAMPTGIPVVIITASYEGQPTQNACHFVNWIQNLEEGKLKGVKYAVWGCGHSDWADTYQKVPGQIDTTLHKLGATRILPIGTTNAKDRDMFSDFETWEDQTLWPAMRDQFGGSEAAEAAPSVEVTFSTPRASDLRQDVRESLVVDARSLSKPGGEAGAREKRHLEIRLPTGCSYAAGDYLAVLPHNPRESVARIMRRFNLAWDTYMTVGAARATTLPTGVSLPVSEVLSSYVEIGQTATRRNITDLGQFANDDDTKYEILKLSKDSFDDEVRAKSLSVIGILERFPSLLVPFETFLFMLPPMRVRQYSISSSPLVDKGKLTLTYSVLNAPAHSGMGRHVGVASSYLSSLMPGDKLQASVRPAAGGFRLPPDPIRTPMICIAAGTGLAPFRAFIQERAALLRTSAQTPPAAPALLFYGCRDPDQDDLYRDELDAWEAAGAVVVYRAFSRRADASGGCRYVQDRLWREREAVGELWRRDARVYICGAGRMAGGVKEVLVRIMQSEGERMGTPISVEEGMAWFDKHRNERFATDVFD